The following nucleotide sequence is from Pseudomonas sp. S09G 359.
CCGCCGCCAGCAAGCCAACGCCGCCGGCCGCAAAAAAACCACCGGCGCCGAAAAAGCCTAAGCCTTGACCTTCAAGCCTCCTGCCGGCGCTGCTGGCACGAGGCATTTTCATCGCCCCTATTTCTCCGCTGAGCTTTCATCAGCACGGCCGCGTTCGGCCCGAAAAAAGACCCTTGCAGGAGCAACACCATGAGCAAACCCCATAAAACCCCTTCGACGCCGGGTAACGAGCCGTCGCGGATTCGTGAAGGTTTGCCCTTCCCCCTCGGCGCCACTTGGGATGGCCTGGGTGTCAACTTTGCGCTGTTCTCGGCCAACGCCACCAAAGTCGAACTGTGCCTGTTCGATGATGCCGGCGAAGTCGAGCTGGAACGTATTGAACTGCCGGAATACACCGACGAGATCTTTCACGGCTACCTGCCCGACGCCCACCCCGGGCTGATCTACGGCTATCGCGTGTACGGTGCCTATGACCCGGCCAACGGGCATCGCTTCAACCACAACAAATTGCTCATCGACCCCTATGCCAAACAGCTGGTGGGCGAACTTAAATGGTCCGAGGCGCTGTTCGGCTACACCATCGGCCACCCCGATGACGACCTCAGCTTCGACGAACGCGACAGCGCGCCCTTCGTGCCCAAGTGCAAGGTCATCGACCCGGCGCACACCTGGGGCAACGACCAGCCGGTACGCGTGCCGTGGGACCGTACGATCATTTACGAAACCCACCTGCGCGGCATCAGCATGCGCCACCCCTCGGTGGGCGAGTCGGTGCGCGGTACCTGCGCCGGGTTGATGGAAGACGACGTGCTCAAGCACATCCGCCAGTTGGGCATCTCGTCAGTCGAATTGCTGCCGGTGCACGCCTTTGTCAACGACCAGCACCTGCTGGAAAAAGGCATGACCAACTATTGGGGCTACAACAGCATCGCGTTCTTCGCCCCCGACCCGCGCTACCTGGCCAGCGGCAAGATCGCCGAGTTCAAGGAGATGGTTGCGCACCTGCACGAACAGAAGCTCGAAGTGATCCTCGACGTGGTCTACAACCACACCGCCGAAGGCAACGAGCGCGGCCCGACCCTGTCCATGCGCGGCATCGACAACGCCTCGTACTATCGGCTGATGCCCGACGACAAGCGCTTCTATATCAATGATTCCGGCACCGGCAACACCCTGGATTTGAGCCACCCTTGCGTGCTGCAAATGGTCACCGACTCCCTGCGCTACTGGGCCAACGAGATGCATGTCGACGGCTTCCGCTTCGACCTTGCGACCATCCTCGGCCGTTACCGCGATGGCTTCGATGAGCGCCACAGCTTCCTCGTGGCCTGCCGCCAGGACCCGGTGCTGCGCCAGCTCAAACTGATCGCCGAACCCTGGGACTGCGGCCCCGGCGGTTACCAGGTGGGCAACTTCCCACCGGGCTGGGTGGAGTGGAACGACCGCTTCCGCGACACCGTGCGTGCGTTCTGGAAAGGCGATGACGGCCAATTGGCAGACTTCGCCGGGCGCATGACCGCCTCGGGCGAGATGTTCAACCACCGTGGCCGCCGCCCCTACAGCTCGGTGAATTTCATCACCGCCCACGACGGTTTCACCCTGCACGACCTGGTGTCGTACAACGACAAGCACAACGAAGACAACGACGAGAACAACCAGGACGGCAGCAACAACAACCTGTCCTGGAACCACGGCGTCGAAGGCCCCACTGACGACCCGGAAATCAACGCACTGCGCCTGCGCCAGATGCGCAATTTCTTCGCCACGCTGCTGCTGGCCCAGGGCACGCCGATGATCGTCGCCGGTGACGAGTTCGCCCGCACCCAGCACGGCAACAACAATGCCTATTGCCAGGACAGCGAGATCGGCTGGGTCAACTGGGAACTGGATGATGACGGCAAGTCGTTGCTCAAGTTTGTAAAACGCCTGATCAAGCTGCGCCTGGCCTATCCGATCCTGCGTCGCGGGCGCTTCCTGGTGGGCGACTACAACGAAGACATCGGTGTAAAAGACGTAACCTGGCTGGCCCCCGATGGCAACGAGATGACCACCGAACAGTGGGAAGACAGCCACGGCCGCTGCCTGGGCATGCTGATGGATGGCCGCGCCCAGGAGACCGGGATTCGCCGCGCCGGTGCCGACGCGACCTTGCTGCTGGTGGTCAACGCCCATCACGACATGGTCAATTTCCGCCTGCCGCCGGTGCCCGAAGGTGAATTCTGGACCTGCATGCTCGACACCAACGATATCGCGGTGCGCGGCCAGGAACGCTTTGATTTCGAGCACGAATACGCCGTGACCGGGCGCTCGCTGCTGTTGTTTGAGCTGCAGCGCGAAGACGAGGTGTGAGATGGCTTTGCATGGATTCCTTCAAGGCTACCGGGGCTATGCGGATACGCAGGCACTGGGGGTAGCCCTGAAGGCACTTCAGGAAGAAGGCCTGGACCAATTGCCGTTGCCCGGCAGCGGCCGGACATTGGCGCGCTTCAGCCGCCTGGCGCAGGTCGCCGGCCACGACTTGCGCTTGTGCAAGCTGTTCGAAGGCCACACCGACGCCTTGGCGATTATTGCCGAGCTGCACAGCCCCTTGCCGCCCTTGGGCAGCACCTGGGGCATGTGGGCGGCCGAACCGCCGAACGCTAGAGTACGCGTTCAGCGCGAAGGTCAACGCCTACGGGTGCAAGGGCGCAAGGCCTGGTGTTCCGGTGCCGCCGTGGTCAGCCATGGGCTGTTGACCGCCTGGGATGAACAAGACCGCCAGCAATTGGTGGCGGTGCAGATGGATCAACCGGGTATTACCGTGACCAACGAGGGGTGGCAGGCCGTGGGCATGGCTGCCACCGGCAGCGTGGAAGTGCTGTTTGACGGTGCCCACGGCATTGCCGTCGGCGGCCCCGGTGACTACCTCGCCCGAGCTGGTTTCTGGCAAGGCGGCGTCGGCATTGCGGCGTGCTGGTATGGCGCGGCGCAACGGCTGGCGGAGGTGTTGCGCGAACACTGCGGCAAACGCCCGGAGCCCCATGCCCTCGCCCACCTGGGCGCCGTTGACAGCGCCTTGAACAGTGCGGCCTGCGTACTGCGTGACAGCGCACAGCAGATCGACCGTGAACCCGGGGCGGACGCCAGGCAACTCGCCCAGCAGGCCCGCGCCTGTATCGAAGACACGGTTGAGCAAGTGATGCGGCATGTCGGCCGCGCGGTGGGTGCAGGGCCTTACTGCAAAGACCCACACTTTGCGCAATTGATGACAGACCTGCCGGTGTTCGTGCGCCAGAGCCACGCCGAGCGCGACCTGGCCGGCCTCGGCGAGCTGGTCGCCGGTGACACCACAGGGAGGTGGCAGTTATGAAACCCAACCCGATCGTTGGCCAAGGCACGCCGCTGCATCACTGGCAGGCCTCGCCGCTGATCGCCGAATTGCCGCTGATCAGCGTCGCCGAGCTGGTGCCCGACGGCCATCGCGCCGTTATCATCGCGCCGCATCCGGATGACGAAGTGCTCGGCTGTGGTGGCCTGCTACAAGGCCTGGCCGCGTTGGGGCGGCCGATGCAGCTGATTTCGGTCACCGACGGCAGCGCCAGCCACCCAGGCTCGCGGCGCTGGCCGGTGGAGCGTTTGAGCGTGGTACGCCCGCAGGAATCAGCGCAGGCCCTGCATCGGTTAGGGCTGCCTTTGCACAGCCTCAAATGGCTGCGGGCGGGCTTTGCCGACAGCCAGGTGGCAGCGCGGGAAGACGAGCTCGCGGCGTTTATCCAACGCCATCTCAAACCCACGGATGTGCTGTTTACCACCTGGCGCGAAGACGGCCATTGCGATCACGAAGCCGTTGGCCGCGCCAGCGCCAAGGCGGCCCAGGCCGTGGGCGCCGCTTTGTATGAACTGCCGGTGTGGACCTGGCACTGGGCCTCTCCCGAGGATAGCCAGGTGCCATGGCACCGCGCGCGCAAAATCCCCTTGAGCTGCGAGGCCATCGCGCGCAAACGCCATGCCATCCACGCATTCGCCAGCCAGTTGGAGGGCGACCCGCAGATCGGCCTGCCGCCGGTGCTGGCACCCTATGTGGTGGAGCGCCTGCTGCAACCTTTTGAGGTGGTTTTTGTATGAGCGTGACCACCGGCTATTTCGATCAACTGTTTGCCGATAACGACGACCCCTGGGCGTTCCGCCAACGCTGGTACGAGCGCCGCAAGCGCGCGCTGACCCTGGCGCTGCTGACCCGCCCGCGCTACGCCGCGATCTTCGAACCCGGCTGCGCCAATGGCGAACTGAGCATTGAGCTGGCACCCCGCTGCGACCGGTTGTTGTGCTGCGACACGGCAGCGGTCGCCGTCGACCTGGCGCGCACGCGCCTGCTGGGTTTCACCCATGCAGAGGTGCAACAGAGCCGGCTGCCGGCGCAATGGCCGACGGGCCGGTTCGAACTGATCGTGTTGAGCGAGCTGTGCTACTACCTCGACGCCGATGACCTGAGCCGCCTCATAGACTGCGCCGTCGCCAGCCTGACGCCGGACGGCCAGGTGCTGGCCTGCCATTGGCGCCCCGTGATCGAGGGCTGCCCGCAGACCGCCGAACAGGTCCACCACCTGCTGCATGAGCGCCTGGGCATGCCCCGGGTTGCCAGCCACCACGAAGAAGATTTTCTCCTCGACCTGTGGAGCCGCGACGGCACCTCGGTCGCCACCCTTGAGGGTCTGCGATGATCGGTATTCTGATCCCGGTACATAACGAAGAGGCGTTGCTGGGCGACTGCTTGAATGCAGCCTTGATCGCAGCCAACCACCCCGGATTGCAAGGTGAACCGGTGCAGATCCTGGTGATACTCGACAGTTGCAGCGACGCCAGTGCGGCGATTGCCGAGGGTTATGCGGTACAGCGCCTGGAAGTCCAGGCGCGCAATGTAGGCCATGTACGCGGGGTGGGCGCGCGGCATCTGCTCAACCAGGGCGCGCGCTGGATCGCCTGCACCGACGCCGACAGCCGCGTAGCCCCCGATTGGCTGGTGGCGCAGTTGGCGCTGCAGGCCGACGCCGTGTGCGGCACGGTGACCGTGGACGCCTGGAGCGAGGGGTTCGACCCCACCGCGCAGATCCGTTATCACCAGGCCTACCAGGCCAGCGACGGTCACCACCATATTCACGGTGCCAACCTGGGCATCAGTGCCG
It contains:
- a CDS encoding glycosyltransferase family 2 protein, which produces MIGILIPVHNEEALLGDCLNAALIAANHPGLQGEPVQILVILDSCSDASAAIAEGYAVQRLEVQARNVGHVRGVGARHLLNQGARWIACTDADSRVAPDWLVAQLALQADAVCGTVTVDAWSEGFDPTAQIRYHQAYQASDGHHHIHGANLGISAGAYVRAGGFEPLACHEDVQLVRDLERCGASIAWSHAPQVITSARLEARAQGGFGDYLKSLMLAS
- a CDS encoding acyl-CoA dehydrogenase family protein, whose product is MALHGFLQGYRGYADTQALGVALKALQEEGLDQLPLPGSGRTLARFSRLAQVAGHDLRLCKLFEGHTDALAIIAELHSPLPPLGSTWGMWAAEPPNARVRVQREGQRLRVQGRKAWCSGAAVVSHGLLTAWDEQDRQQLVAVQMDQPGITVTNEGWQAVGMAATGSVEVLFDGAHGIAVGGPGDYLARAGFWQGGVGIAACWYGAAQRLAEVLREHCGKRPEPHALAHLGAVDSALNSAACVLRDSAQQIDREPGADARQLAQQARACIEDTVEQVMRHVGRAVGAGPYCKDPHFAQLMTDLPVFVRQSHAERDLAGLGELVAGDTTGRWQL
- a CDS encoding PIG-L deacetylase family protein, translating into MKPNPIVGQGTPLHHWQASPLIAELPLISVAELVPDGHRAVIIAPHPDDEVLGCGGLLQGLAALGRPMQLISVTDGSASHPGSRRWPVERLSVVRPQESAQALHRLGLPLHSLKWLRAGFADSQVAAREDELAAFIQRHLKPTDVLFTTWREDGHCDHEAVGRASAKAAQAVGAALYELPVWTWHWASPEDSQVPWHRARKIPLSCEAIARKRHAIHAFASQLEGDPQIGLPPVLAPYVVERLLQPFEVVFV
- the glgX gene encoding glycogen debranching protein GlgX produces the protein MSKPHKTPSTPGNEPSRIREGLPFPLGATWDGLGVNFALFSANATKVELCLFDDAGEVELERIELPEYTDEIFHGYLPDAHPGLIYGYRVYGAYDPANGHRFNHNKLLIDPYAKQLVGELKWSEALFGYTIGHPDDDLSFDERDSAPFVPKCKVIDPAHTWGNDQPVRVPWDRTIIYETHLRGISMRHPSVGESVRGTCAGLMEDDVLKHIRQLGISSVELLPVHAFVNDQHLLEKGMTNYWGYNSIAFFAPDPRYLASGKIAEFKEMVAHLHEQKLEVILDVVYNHTAEGNERGPTLSMRGIDNASYYRLMPDDKRFYINDSGTGNTLDLSHPCVLQMVTDSLRYWANEMHVDGFRFDLATILGRYRDGFDERHSFLVACRQDPVLRQLKLIAEPWDCGPGGYQVGNFPPGWVEWNDRFRDTVRAFWKGDDGQLADFAGRMTASGEMFNHRGRRPYSSVNFITAHDGFTLHDLVSYNDKHNEDNDENNQDGSNNNLSWNHGVEGPTDDPEINALRLRQMRNFFATLLLAQGTPMIVAGDEFARTQHGNNNAYCQDSEIGWVNWELDDDGKSLLKFVKRLIKLRLAYPILRRGRFLVGDYNEDIGVKDVTWLAPDGNEMTTEQWEDSHGRCLGMLMDGRAQETGIRRAGADATLLLVVNAHHDMVNFRLPPVPEGEFWTCMLDTNDIAVRGQERFDFEHEYAVTGRSLLLFELQREDEV
- a CDS encoding SAM-dependent methyltransferase; protein product: MSVTTGYFDQLFADNDDPWAFRQRWYERRKRALTLALLTRPRYAAIFEPGCANGELSIELAPRCDRLLCCDTAAVAVDLARTRLLGFTHAEVQQSRLPAQWPTGRFELIVLSELCYYLDADDLSRLIDCAVASLTPDGQVLACHWRPVIEGCPQTAEQVHHLLHERLGMPRVASHHEEDFLLDLWSRDGTSVATLEGLR